Genomic segment of Oceanispirochaeta sp.:
GATGGAGCCCCGGACATTTGATAATTCCGAGGTTCTTCCCGATATCTCCCGGGACCTGGAAACGGATGACTGCAAACTCTGGATGTTTACCCCCCTGGTCTTTCAGAAAAAAGCCATCGGCCATATGCTTCTCCCCGGATCCTACCCGGATCCCGAAATTTATGAGACTCTGACAAAACAGATTGCCAGTTCTCTGCAGGGAGCCCTGCTTCTGGAACAGGTAAGGACCCATGAGCAGAGTCTTGTTCAGGAAGTACAGAAAAGGACCCAGGAACTGACCGAGGCGAACCGCAATCTGATTCAGGAAATCGGTACCAGAATTCGCCTTGAGCAGGAGGTTGTGGATATCTCCAAACACACCATGGAAAGGATCGGTCAGGATCTCCATGACGATCTTTGTCAGCATTTGGCGGGTGTCTCCCTCCATATCAGTGCTCTCAGGCACAGAGTGGAGAAAAAGTCTCCCGAAACGGTTCCGACCATCGACTCCATCAACAACCTGCTCAGTGATTCCATCAAACGGGCCAAAGGGATCGTCCGGGGGCTGCTTCCTATCGGAATCTCTGAAGAAGGGGGTTCCAGAGCCCTTGAGATCCTCTGCCTGGAGATGTCCAGGTCATCGGGTATGAAGATTATCTTTACAGGAAATGATGATTTCCGTCTCCTCCCGGCGAACAGGGCGATTGAACTCTACAGGATTGTACAGGAAGGGTTGAACAACTCTGTGAAACACTCCCGGGGCAGCATGATTGAGGTGACACTGAATTCGGAACAGGACGGGGAAGTCCTGAAATTCTCTGCTATAATACAGGACAACGGGATAGGGTTTACCCCTGAAGCCGATGCCGAGGGGATGGGTTTGAAGATTATGAAGTACAGGGGAGAACGGGCGGATATCGACCTGGAGATAGAGAGCACCGGGACGGGAACCAGGGTCGTCTGCCGGGGAATACAGAGGATAAGCGATGACTAAGAAATTTATCATAGTGGATGATCATCCCATTTTCAGACACGGTCTTGTCACTCTGATTCAAACCGATGAGAACTACCATGTTTCCGCCGAGGCCAGCAGTATAGAAGAAGTATTTGAACTGTTGAAGACATCCTCCCCGGACATCATTATTGTGGACATAACCCTCAACAATCAGAACGGTCTGGACCTGGTACAGAAACTGCAGCCTCATGAACCGAAGATCCCGATTCTCGTTGTCTCCATGCATGATGAAGAGGTGTATGCGGAACGGTCCATCCAGAGTGGAGCATTGGGGTATGTGATGAAGCACTCTCCGCCGGAAGTGATCATGGAAGCCATCGGCACCGTCCTGAAAGGGAAAATCTACCTGTCCGAATCCATACAGAAGAAAATCGTGGAAGCCCGATTCAGCCAGCCCCAGGGCGGACGTACTCCCATGATAGAAAGCCTCAGTCAGAGGGAAATGGAGATACTCCAGTACATCGGACAGGGCTTCGGGGCCAGTGAAATTGCCGGGATTCTAACACTGTCGGTCAAAACCATCCACACCTACCGAGATCATCTCAAACAGAAACTGCAGATTGACTCCTCCCAGGAATTGAGGAAATTTGCTATTAAATGGAATCAGTCCATGATTACCAATCCGGGCTCTAGGTAGAAATACCTACCCTAAGTTCATACTTTCTACCTCTATAGAAACCATCTTTGTTCATTTATAATTCATCCTTATATATTAAAACGGAGGATTTTAATGAAAAAAGCAATGCGTATTATGTATTTATCTGCTCTTTTCTTTTTGTCTGTGACACTGGTTTTTGCAGCCGGACAGCAGGACAAAAAGGCGGCAAGTGATGATGGTGTCACCTTCTCATGGTGGGCTCTCTCCGGAGGTGGCGGGGTTGATGATCCCCGTGAACTAGCCAGACAGGAAATGATTGATGAATATGAAGCATCCCACCCCGGTGTTCATATCGAACTGGTCATGCTGGAAAATGAAGCATTCAAACAGAAGATTCAGGTCGCCATTCAGGCAGGTAATCCGCCTGATATGTTCCATTCATGGGGCGGCGGTGTCATGATTGAATATGCCAAATCCGGAATGCTCAGAGACATTACTGATGCTGTAAATAACGATCTGAGCAAGAGAATCGGTATCGGTACACTGGGTGTTTACGGTGATGCCGGTAAATACTATGGCGGACCTTATGATATGGGTGCCGTTGGAATGTGGTACAACAAGGATATCTTCAAAGAAGTCGGTGTAGCCGTTCCCGAAACATGGGATGACCTACTGAAGATCGTTCCCAAAATTAAGGCTGCCGGATATGTTCCCATCGCCCTGGGCGGCGGCGACAAATGGCCTGCACACTTCTGGTGGGTTTACCTTGCCATGAGAGTCGGCGGAAAAGAAGCGTTTGATAAAGCCTATAACGGAACCGGTTCTTTTGCGGACGAGCCCTTTGTCAGGGCGGGAGAAAAACTTCTTGAGCTTGTAAAACTTGATCCCTTCCAGACAGGATACCTGGGGTCCAGCTATGATGATGAAGCGGCTCTGATGGGTAACAAAAAAGCGGCCATGGAGTTGATGGGGCAGTGGGCACCCGGTGTTCAGGTTGCCAACTCTGTCAATGGTGAAGGCCTTGGTTCTTCTCTTGGATGGTTCTCCTTCCCCGCAGTCGCCGGAGGTGCCGGGAAACTGACTGATGTCATGGGCGGTGGCGGAGGATATGTTCTGGGTAAGAATGCTCCTGACGAAGCCGTTGATTTCCTGAAATTCCTCCTGAACAAAGAAAATAACATAACTCTGTCCAAAGTAGAAGGTTCCATTCCCGTAGTAGCAGGAGCCGAAGTGGCTCTTGAAGGGAATGAAAATGCAGTCAAAATGGTCAAGGCCATTGCTTCTGCCGATTACTATCAGCTCTACTACGATCAGTTCCTTCCCCCCGCGGTCGGCGAAGCCGTTAAAGACGCTGTAGCCAATCTTTTTGCCGGCGTCAGCACTCCCAAAGAGAGTGCCGAAGCCATACAGTCATCATGGGAAGATAACAAATAATGAGAAGAGCAGACAGATCCGTCTGTCTGCTCTCTTTTTTTCCCCATATTTCACAGAACAGGAAAAAACATGTCCTCTAAACCCTTGAGTATTCAGGCGAATATCCGGAAAGCAGTTCTCATTGGAGCCCTTCTTGCTCCTGCTTTGATTCTATTCAATGTCTTTGTTGTCATCCCCGTCTTTCAGGCAGGGTTCTACTCACTTTTCAAATGGAATGGAATCGGTCCGCTTCAAGACTTTATTCTTTTTGACAATTTTAAAAAGATTCTGAATGACAGGATTTTCCATATTGCTCTGAAGAACAATTTTAAAGTCATTCTTATTTCACTTTTGATTCAGCTTCCGCTGGCATTCTGTGTGGCCCTGCTGCTGGGACGTAACAAATTCCGGGGAGAGGCTTTTCTGCGCAGTATTTTCTTTTTCCCCTACATCCTTGCAGAAATCGTTTCAGGTATTATCTGGAAATTTATATATAATCCCCAGTTCGGTGTTCCAACCATATTCTCACGCTACTTTCTGGACGGGCATGAAATCGGATTAATGGGAGATCCGGAAAAGGCGTTCAGTGCCATCCTTGTGGTCATTATCTGGAAGTATCTCGGATTCCACATGATTCTCTATATTGCAGGATTGCAGGGTGTTCCCACGTCCCTGGAAGAGGCCGCCACGATTGATGGAGCGAACAGACTGCAGGTCGTCCGCCATGTGATCATTCCCTGTATGAAAAATACCTTTGTCATATCCATATTCCTTTCAATCATCGGTGCCTTCAATATCTTTGATGTTGTCTGGGCCCTGGGACAGGGCGGGCCGGTTCACAGTTCCGAGACCCTTGTCACCTATCTTTACAATTTCGGATTTAAAAGAATGTCCTTCGGATACGGAAGTGCTGTTGCTGTAACACTGTTCTGCTTCTGCTTCGTATTTAATCTGGTATACCAGAGAATGGTACGGGAGGACTGAGGTCACAATGAAAAAAAACAAAAACAATACAGTTCAATTGATAATCAGCACCATTGGTGCCGTCATTTTTTTCTTCCCCGTTTATGCGGTTATTATCGGTAGTTTTAAAACAAACGGGCAGCTAATGAACGATCCCTTCGGCATTCCCAACCCCTTCATTCCGGATGCCTATCTCCTCATACTGCTCAAGAGCAGCCAGTTCTGGACGTTCCTGTTCAACTCGGTTTTTATCTCCAGCTCCGTGATTGTATTGACTCTGGCCTCTGCCATGCCTGCTTCTCTGGCCCTGTCCAGAATCAGATTTCGGGGACAGACATTCATCTATAATTTCTTCCTGATGGGCATGCTGTTTCCCATCACCGTCGCCATTCTTCCTCTGTATCTGCAGCTCCGCAATTTCGGTCTTCTGGGCACGAGGTTCGGGCTGGATCTGGCCCAGGCGGCATTCAGCCTTCCATTGAGTATTTTCATCTTCACGGGTTTCTTCCGGGAAGTTCCCAATGAGCTGCAGGATGCTGTTTTCATTGACGGAGGAGGACTGATTACCTTCGGTACCAAAGTGGTTCTGCCCCTTTCTACACCGGTTATTTCAACTGTTACGATCATTACACTCATTCAGAGCTGGAATCAGTTTCTCATGCCTCTGCTGGTCCTGGATAATCCGCAGAAATTCACCATTCCTCTGGGAGTCATGCAGTTCCAGGGGCAGTTCACAACCAACTGGAATCAAATCATGGCTTTTATATCCATATCTCTACTGCCCATGACCCTGTTCTATATCTTCTTACAGAAATACATCGTTGCCGGACTGACAGCAGGCGCGGTCAAAGGATAATTTATGCAGATGAGAGATCAAGCCAGAGAATTGGTTGGAAAAATGACCCTGGAAGAAAAGATTTCCCAGCTGCACAGTCTATGGCTGAATATCGGCGATGACGGCAAGCTGACCATGAAATCTCTGAATGGATATCATCCTGAAGTGGGATCTCAAGATCCTTTTGAG
This window contains:
- a CDS encoding response regulator transcription factor is translated as MTKKFIIVDDHPIFRHGLVTLIQTDENYHVSAEASSIEEVFELLKTSSPDIIIVDITLNNQNGLDLVQKLQPHEPKIPILVVSMHDEEVYAERSIQSGALGYVMKHSPPEVIMEAIGTVLKGKIYLSESIQKKIVEARFSQPQGGRTPMIESLSQREMEILQYIGQGFGASEIAGILTLSVKTIHTYRDHLKQKLQIDSSQELRKFAIKWNQSMITNPGSR
- a CDS encoding extracellular solute-binding protein; its protein translation is MKKAMRIMYLSALFFLSVTLVFAAGQQDKKAASDDGVTFSWWALSGGGGVDDPRELARQEMIDEYEASHPGVHIELVMLENEAFKQKIQVAIQAGNPPDMFHSWGGGVMIEYAKSGMLRDITDAVNNDLSKRIGIGTLGVYGDAGKYYGGPYDMGAVGMWYNKDIFKEVGVAVPETWDDLLKIVPKIKAAGYVPIALGGGDKWPAHFWWVYLAMRVGGKEAFDKAYNGTGSFADEPFVRAGEKLLELVKLDPFQTGYLGSSYDDEAALMGNKKAAMELMGQWAPGVQVANSVNGEGLGSSLGWFSFPAVAGGAGKLTDVMGGGGGYVLGKNAPDEAVDFLKFLLNKENNITLSKVEGSIPVVAGAEVALEGNENAVKMVKAIASADYYQLYYDQFLPPAVGEAVKDAVANLFAGVSTPKESAEAIQSSWEDNK
- a CDS encoding carbohydrate ABC transporter permease, which encodes MSSKPLSIQANIRKAVLIGALLAPALILFNVFVVIPVFQAGFYSLFKWNGIGPLQDFILFDNFKKILNDRIFHIALKNNFKVILISLLIQLPLAFCVALLLGRNKFRGEAFLRSIFFFPYILAEIVSGIIWKFIYNPQFGVPTIFSRYFLDGHEIGLMGDPEKAFSAILVVIIWKYLGFHMILYIAGLQGVPTSLEEAATIDGANRLQVVRHVIIPCMKNTFVISIFLSIIGAFNIFDVVWALGQGGPVHSSETLVTYLYNFGFKRMSFGYGSAVAVTLFCFCFVFNLVYQRMVRED
- a CDS encoding carbohydrate ABC transporter permease, translating into MKKNKNNTVQLIISTIGAVIFFFPVYAVIIGSFKTNGQLMNDPFGIPNPFIPDAYLLILLKSSQFWTFLFNSVFISSSVIVLTLASAMPASLALSRIRFRGQTFIYNFFLMGMLFPITVAILPLYLQLRNFGLLGTRFGLDLAQAAFSLPLSIFIFTGFFREVPNELQDAVFIDGGGLITFGTKVVLPLSTPVISTVTIITLIQSWNQFLMPLLVLDNPQKFTIPLGVMQFQGQFTTNWNQIMAFISISLLPMTLFYIFLQKYIVAGLTAGAVKG